A region of Polynucleobacter sp. JS-Mosq-20-D10 DNA encodes the following proteins:
- the nuoI gene encoding NADH-quinone oxidoreductase subunit NuoI produces the protein MFKKISQFLDSLMLKDILVGMSITGRYLFKPKITIQYPEEKTPQSPRFRGLHALRRYENGEERCIGCKLCEAVCPAYAITIETAERDDGTRRTSRYDIDLTKCIFCGFCEEACPVDAIVETNIFEYFGEKRGDLYFTKDMLLAVGDKYEKDIAANRAADAPYR, from the coding sequence ATGTTTAAGAAAATTTCCCAATTCCTCGATAGCTTGATGCTGAAAGATATTTTGGTCGGTATGTCGATTACCGGCCGCTATCTTTTCAAGCCAAAAATTACGATTCAATACCCTGAAGAGAAGACACCTCAGTCTCCTCGTTTCCGTGGTTTGCATGCTTTACGCCGTTATGAAAATGGTGAAGAGCGTTGTATTGGTTGCAAACTGTGTGAAGCAGTTTGTCCTGCTTACGCAATCACGATCGAAACTGCTGAGCGCGATGATGGTACGCGTCGCACCAGCCGTTATGACATTGATTTGACAAAGTGTATTTTCTGCGGTTTCTGCGAAGAGGCTTGCCCAGTAGACGCAATTGTTGAAACTAACATTTTTGAGTATTTCGGCGAGAAACGCGGTGACTTGTATTTCACCAAGGATATGCTCTTAGCAGTGGGCGACAAGTATGAAAAAGATATTGCCGCTAACCGCGCAGCTGATGCGCCCTATCGTTAA
- a CDS encoding NADH-quinone oxidoreductase subunit M produces the protein MILSFAIWIPIFFGIIILFYGSERPTAGVRWLALFGSVLGFIATLPLIIHFDIANPGMQFVEKMSWIPRYDINYHLGIDGISVWFIVLTAFINILVVIAAWEVIDKKVSQYMASFLVLSGLMIGVFAALDALLFYVFFEATLIPMYIIIGVWGGHNRIYAAFKFFLYTLLGSLLTLIAMLYLYNVTNTFDILAWHNARLDIVEQILLFFAFFMAFAVKVPMWPLHTWLPDVHVEAPTGGSVVLAAIMLKLGAYGFLRFSLPIAPDASQYLGPFIIFLSLVAVIYVGAVALVQKDMKKLVAYSSVAHMGFVTLGFFLFSPLGIEGGIVQMISHGFVAGAMFLSIGVLYDRMHTRQIADYGGVVHRMPAFTAFAVLMAMANCGLPATSGFVGEFMVILAAVDYDFVIGILASTALILGAAYSLWMVKRVFFGAITNQHVEELKDLNAREYFMMAVLSICVIGMGVYPKPFTDMIHPAVINLLQHVAVSKL, from the coding sequence ATGATTCTTTCTTTCGCCATCTGGATCCCGATTTTCTTCGGCATCATTATTTTGTTCTACGGTTCAGAGAGACCCACAGCCGGTGTTCGCTGGTTAGCCCTCTTTGGTTCTGTACTGGGCTTTATTGCAACGCTGCCATTGATTATTCATTTCGATATTGCCAATCCTGGCATGCAATTTGTTGAAAAGATGAGTTGGATTCCGCGTTACGACATTAACTACCACTTGGGTATCGACGGAATATCAGTCTGGTTTATTGTTTTGACAGCCTTCATCAACATCCTCGTAGTGATTGCTGCCTGGGAAGTCATTGACAAGAAGGTTTCGCAATACATGGCCTCTTTCCTAGTCCTTTCTGGATTGATGATTGGTGTGTTTGCCGCTTTAGATGCTTTGCTGTTTTATGTATTCTTCGAAGCAACCCTAATCCCGATGTACATCATCATCGGTGTATGGGGCGGTCATAACCGGATCTATGCAGCATTTAAGTTCTTCTTGTATACCTTGCTTGGCTCATTGCTAACCTTGATTGCCATGCTCTATCTGTACAACGTGACTAATACCTTTGATATCCTGGCTTGGCATAACGCACGTCTAGACATCGTTGAACAAATCCTGTTGTTCTTCGCTTTCTTTATGGCCTTTGCCGTGAAGGTGCCAATGTGGCCTTTACATACTTGGTTGCCAGACGTTCACGTTGAAGCACCTACTGGTGGTTCCGTAGTGTTGGCTGCGATTATGTTGAAGCTAGGTGCTTATGGCTTCTTGCGTTTTTCATTACCAATTGCCCCGGATGCAAGTCAGTACCTTGGCCCATTCATCATTTTCTTATCATTAGTGGCTGTGATCTACGTTGGTGCAGTAGCGCTAGTTCAGAAAGATATGAAGAAGCTGGTGGCCTATTCATCAGTAGCGCATATGGGCTTTGTGACTCTCGGCTTCTTCCTCTTTAGTCCCTTGGGTATTGAGGGCGGCATTGTGCAGATGATTTCTCATGGCTTTGTTGCTGGTGCCATGTTCCTTTCTATTGGCGTCTTGTATGACCGTATGCATACCCGTCAAATTGCTGATTACGGCGGAGTTGTCCATCGCATGCCTGCCTTTACAGCCTTTGCTGTCTTAATGGCGATGGCGAACTGTGGATTACCCGCTACCTCTGGTTTCGTGGGTGAGTTCATGGTGATTCTGGCTGCTGTAGATTACGACTTCGTGATTGGTATCTTGGCATCAACCGCTTTGATTCTTGGTGCCGCTTACTCCTTATGGATGGTCAAGCGTGTATTCTTCGGCGCAATTACCAATCAGCATGTTGAGGAATTAAAAGATCTCAATGCGCGTGAGTATTTCATGATGGCGGTGTTGTCTATCTGTGTAATCGGTATGGGTGTTTATCCAAAGCCTTTTACCGACATGATTCATCCAGCTGTGATTAATCTGCTTCAGCATGTTGCTGTTAGCAAACTCTGA
- a CDS encoding amino acid ABC transporter permease, giving the protein MTFLDILAQLAQGISYTVLVTLVCSLTGLVVGLFLASLRRLDIPWLTPLIDCYTYVFRGVPVLVLLFMVYFGLPGIGLKVPPLMAMVLSLGLVASAYLAEVFRGAFNSVDPTEVVAAQAMGMTRIQVLRFIELPQMLRFSVSGMVNEFTSVLKYSPFAYTVGIPEITKQAMTLTSTTLRGIEVYLAVGILYFVIYRICLVGIQLLSRRFQIPGMAPV; this is encoded by the coding sequence GTGACTTTTCTGGATATTCTTGCTCAGTTAGCTCAGGGCATTTCTTATACAGTTCTAGTAACTCTCGTTTGCTCACTAACGGGCTTAGTCGTCGGCTTATTTTTAGCAAGTCTACGCCGTCTCGATATTCCCTGGCTAACCCCGCTGATTGACTGCTATACCTATGTCTTTAGGGGTGTGCCAGTTTTGGTCTTACTGTTTATGGTGTACTTTGGCTTACCAGGCATTGGCCTTAAGGTTCCGCCTTTGATGGCGATGGTGCTCAGTTTAGGTCTAGTAGCATCCGCCTATTTAGCCGAGGTATTTCGAGGGGCGTTTAACTCAGTAGATCCTACTGAAGTCGTTGCTGCCCAGGCCATGGGAATGACTCGTATACAAGTTCTCAGGTTTATCGAGTTACCCCAAATGCTGCGATTTTCAGTTTCGGGTATGGTCAATGAGTTCACCTCGGTGCTCAAATATTCTCCATTTGCCTATACGGTGGGGATTCCGGAGATTACCAAGCAAGCTATGACACTCACTTCAACCACGCTACGTGGTATTGAGGTCTATCTAGCTGTGGGCATTTTATATTTCGTGATTTACCGAATTTGCTTAGTCGGCATTCAACTTCTGAGTAGGCGTTTCCAAATTCCAGGCATGGCCCCAGTATGA
- a CDS encoding DUF1178 family protein, whose amino-acid sequence MKVYNLACPLSHRFEGWFASEEDCLAQQDKGMLACPICDSTEISRMPSAPHIAKSGSSKDTPTSTELTVASSATTDHTGVTGTLSGDVVALTGGDHSQLEAQVQAAFLKGMRELMGRSEDVGSSFAEEARKIHYKESPERSIRGQTTLDEAEALRDEGIEVLAMPMMPALKNTLQ is encoded by the coding sequence ATGAAAGTTTATAACCTCGCTTGCCCGCTGTCTCATCGCTTTGAGGGATGGTTTGCCTCTGAAGAGGATTGCCTTGCTCAGCAAGACAAGGGAATGCTGGCGTGTCCTATTTGCGATAGTACGGAGATTTCCCGGATGCCGTCGGCTCCACATATTGCTAAATCAGGATCTAGCAAAGATACTCCGACTTCAACTGAACTTACCGTCGCCAGTTCTGCGACAACTGATCATACCGGTGTCACTGGGACATTGAGTGGTGATGTCGTTGCGTTGACTGGTGGCGATCATTCTCAGTTAGAGGCGCAGGTACAGGCAGCCTTTTTAAAGGGTATGCGTGAGTTGATGGGGCGTTCGGAAGACGTTGGGAGTTCGTTTGCAGAAGAAGCTCGAAAAATTCACTATAAGGAATCTCCTGAGCGCAGTATCCGCGGTCAAACTACTCTTGACGAAGCTGAGGCTTTGCGCGATGAGGGGATTGAGGTGTTGGCAATGCCTATGATGCCTGCACTAAAAAATACCTTACAGTAG
- a CDS encoding NUDIX domain-containing protein: MTEKSFKDLPIGDAHLREECLSSEDIYGGIFLNMKRDQVSLPDGNQAVREYLTHPGAVAILAILDDGRVLMERQYRYPIAKACIEIPAGKLEIGEDRLLCAQRELEEETGYSASKWSFIRRIHPVISYSTEFIDLYLAEGLVSGKSHLDDEEFLDVFAAPLEQLLEWVERGEITDVKTTIATYWLDRCRRGLVTPEPISG, translated from the coding sequence ATGACTGAAAAATCATTTAAAGACCTACCAATCGGTGATGCCCATTTGAGGGAAGAATGCTTATCCAGTGAGGATATTTACGGCGGTATCTTTTTGAACATGAAGCGCGATCAAGTCAGTCTGCCAGACGGAAATCAGGCTGTACGTGAATATCTTACTCACCCTGGTGCAGTCGCTATTCTAGCGATCTTAGATGATGGTAGGGTGCTGATGGAGCGTCAATATCGCTACCCGATTGCAAAGGCCTGTATTGAGATTCCTGCGGGTAAGTTGGAAATTGGTGAAGATCGATTACTTTGTGCGCAAAGAGAACTTGAGGAGGAGACTGGCTACTCTGCAAGTAAATGGAGTTTTATACGCCGCATTCATCCGGTGATTTCGTATTCGACAGAATTTATTGATCTCTATTTAGCTGAAGGTTTAGTATCCGGCAAAAGCCACTTAGATGATGAAGAGTTTTTAGATGTCTTTGCGGCCCCTTTGGAGCAATTATTAGAATGGGTAGAGCGGGGAGAGATTACGGATGTGAAGACGACCATTGCGACTTATTGGCTGGATCGCTGTCGTCGTGGTTTAGTCACTCCTGAGCCTATTTCGGGCTAA
- a CDS encoding NADH-quinone oxidoreductase subunit J, with the protein MTFDTSTLFAAFFYAFAGLLVLSALRVITARNPVHAALFLVLAFFCASGLWMLLKAEFLSLALILVYVGAVMVLFLFVVMMLDLDLEHLRRDFKKFLPVAFLMGAVIVLELSIVLIRSFIGTNSPVQPMLEEMASSNTQALGMLIFVDYVYAFEVAGVILLVAIIAAVALTLRNRKDSKAQNIHEQVSVNSADRMRIVKMDSDMAAKQDARGEKK; encoded by the coding sequence ATGACATTCGATACTTCTACCTTATTTGCAGCATTCTTTTATGCTTTCGCTGGTCTTTTAGTGCTCTCAGCATTGCGCGTGATTACTGCACGTAATCCAGTACATGCTGCACTCTTTTTAGTGCTCGCTTTCTTCTGCGCTTCTGGCCTGTGGATGCTGCTAAAAGCCGAGTTCCTCAGCTTAGCCTTAATTCTGGTTTACGTTGGCGCTGTGATGGTGCTCTTCCTTTTTGTGGTCATGATGTTGGATCTGGATCTTGAGCATTTACGTCGCGATTTCAAAAAATTTCTTCCCGTAGCATTCTTGATGGGTGCGGTCATCGTCTTAGAGCTATCTATCGTCTTGATTCGTAGCTTTATCGGTACTAACTCCCCAGTGCAGCCGATGCTCGAGGAGATGGCTTCTAGCAATACACAAGCATTAGGTATGTTGATCTTCGTTGATTATGTTTATGCCTTTGAGGTCGCTGGCGTCATTCTGTTGGTAGCCATTATTGCTGCTGTCGCATTGACCTTACGTAATCGCAAGGATTCGAAAGCCCAAAATATTCATGAGCAGGTGAGCGTGAATTCTGCTGACCGTATGCGCATCGTCAAGATGGATTCTGATATGGCTGCAAAGCAAGATGCCCGTGGGGAGAAGAAATGA
- the nuoH gene encoding NADH-quinone oxidoreductase subunit NuoH translates to MDNFLNLVTTQGEAIFGSLWPLVWALVRIVIIVLPMFAAVAYMTLWERKLIGWMHIRLGPNRVGPLGLLQPIADALKLLMKEIISPTQASKVLYFIAPVMVIMPAFAAWAVIPFQAKMVLADVNAGLLYVMAISSIGVYGVILAGWSSNSKYPFLGAMRASAQMISYEIAMGFALVTVLLTSGSLNLSTIVASQEQGYFANIGLNFLSWNWLPLLPMFLIYFISGVAETNRHPFDVVEGESEIVAGHMVEYSGMAFAMFFLAEYANMILIAALASTMFLGGWLPIVDLPILRDIPGFFWLFAKTFFLLSCVIWLRATLPRYRYDQIMRLGWKIFIPISVFWVVVVGAWVVSPLNIWK, encoded by the coding sequence ATGGATAATTTTTTGAATCTCGTTACCACTCAAGGCGAAGCTATCTTTGGTTCACTGTGGCCGCTCGTTTGGGCTTTGGTGCGTATTGTCATTATCGTATTGCCGATGTTTGCTGCCGTTGCTTATATGACTCTTTGGGAGCGCAAGCTGATTGGTTGGATGCATATCCGCCTTGGACCAAATCGCGTTGGCCCTTTGGGATTGCTGCAACCGATTGCCGATGCTTTGAAGCTCTTGATGAAAGAGATCATTTCTCCTACGCAAGCAAGTAAGGTTTTGTATTTCATTGCACCAGTGATGGTGATCATGCCGGCGTTTGCTGCTTGGGCTGTGATCCCTTTTCAGGCCAAAATGGTTTTGGCTGATGTCAATGCTGGATTGCTGTATGTGATGGCAATTTCATCCATTGGTGTTTATGGCGTGATCTTAGCGGGTTGGTCATCCAACTCTAAGTATCCATTCCTTGGCGCCATGCGTGCTTCAGCCCAAATGATTTCTTATGAAATCGCTATGGGCTTTGCTTTGGTTACTGTCTTGTTGACTTCCGGCTCTTTGAACTTAAGTACGATTGTGGCCTCACAAGAGCAGGGCTATTTCGCCAACATCGGCTTGAACTTCCTTTCTTGGAACTGGTTGCCGCTGCTGCCAATGTTCCTGATCTACTTCATCTCTGGCGTTGCTGAAACTAACCGTCATCCATTTGATGTGGTTGAAGGTGAGTCTGAGATTGTTGCGGGTCATATGGTTGAGTACTCTGGTATGGCGTTTGCGATGTTCTTCTTGGCTGAATACGCCAATATGATCTTGATCGCCGCTCTAGCATCCACTATGTTCTTGGGTGGTTGGTTACCAATTGTGGATTTACCAATCCTGCGCGATATCCCTGGTTTCTTCTGGCTGTTTGCCAAAACCTTCTTCCTCTTGTCTTGCGTCATTTGGCTGCGTGCCACATTGCCACGTTATCGCTATGACCAGATTATGCGTTTGGGTTGGAAGATCTTTATCCCCATCTCCGTATTCTGGGTAGTTGTCGTTGGTGCATGGGTTGTATCTCCATTGAATATTTGGAAATAA
- the nuoK gene encoding NADH-quinone oxidoreductase subunit NuoK translates to MTITLAHYLVLGAILFATSVIGIFLNRKNIIVLLMAIELMLLSVNMNFIAFSHYLGDMAGQVFVFFILTVAAAEAAIGLAILVVLFRKVDTINAEDLDHLKG, encoded by the coding sequence ATGACTATTACCCTGGCTCACTACTTAGTGCTCGGCGCAATCTTGTTTGCGACTAGCGTGATTGGTATTTTCTTAAACCGCAAGAATATTATCGTGCTTTTAATGGCAATTGAATTGATGCTCCTATCGGTGAACATGAACTTTATAGCCTTCTCTCATTATTTGGGGGATATGGCTGGTCAAGTATTCGTATTCTTTATTTTGACTGTGGCTGCTGCTGAGGCGGCAATCGGTTTGGCAATTTTGGTCGTTCTCTTCCGTAAGGTAGACACCATCAATGCTGAAGACCTTGACCACCTAAAAGGCTAG
- the nuoN gene encoding NADH-quinone oxidoreductase subunit NuoN, giving the protein MQAFDLYAVLPELVLLVVACLLLVASVYVPEHQPATPGVEQDIFHTPRGVGFVYFFTIILLVYLIFAFIGRMGDVSIVAMNGLFQSDPISNLLKACSCGAVLVSLVYSKQYLTDRALFRPDFIVLALLALLGQFVLISGANLLTLYLGLELMALPTYALVAMRHSSEKSVEAGIKYFILGALASGFLLYGMSMLYGVTGSLDLIEIFRTVADPRVNHLVMAFGLVFIVSGLAFKLGVVPFHMWVPDVYQGAPTAVTLMIAAAPKLAAFALLFRLLVNTLLPLMGDWQPMLVILAVLSLVVGNVTAIAQTNIKRMLAYSAIAQMGFVLLGMLSVFDDHAFSASMFYVITYVLTTLGSFGLIMILSRKGHDCETIDDLKGLNKRHPWFAFIGLVMMFSLAGIPPTVGFAAKLGVLEALVDGEHTFLAIIAVIASLIGAFYYLRVVKVMYFDEPKEEHVAEISGSGFARGLLSLNAILVLALGILPAGLMAVCLDAMRRTLLGS; this is encoded by the coding sequence ATGCAAGCATTTGACCTATACGCCGTCCTGCCGGAACTCGTTTTACTTGTAGTTGCCTGCCTTTTATTGGTGGCGAGTGTTTATGTACCTGAACATCAGCCAGCAACCCCAGGAGTAGAGCAGGATATATTCCACACGCCACGTGGCGTTGGATTTGTTTACTTTTTCACCATCATCTTGTTGGTGTATTTGATCTTTGCATTTATAGGTCGCATGGGAGATGTATCCATCGTAGCTATGAATGGCTTATTTCAGTCAGATCCCATTTCAAACCTCTTGAAAGCTTGTTCATGTGGAGCGGTATTGGTGAGCCTAGTGTATTCAAAACAGTACCTGACTGATCGCGCATTATTCCGTCCTGACTTCATTGTCTTGGCTTTGCTAGCCTTGTTAGGTCAATTTGTATTAATCTCCGGTGCAAACCTACTCACACTCTATTTGGGTCTTGAGCTGATGGCCCTGCCAACTTACGCCTTGGTGGCGATGCGTCACAGCAGCGAGAAGAGTGTTGAAGCAGGCATTAAGTACTTCATTCTTGGAGCTCTGGCATCTGGTTTCTTACTCTACGGCATGTCTATGTTGTACGGCGTAACTGGTTCACTCGATTTAATTGAGATCTTTAGAACTGTTGCTGACCCCCGTGTGAATCATTTGGTTATGGCCTTCGGCTTGGTATTTATTGTCTCCGGCTTGGCCTTTAAGTTGGGGGTTGTGCCGTTTCATATGTGGGTGCCTGATGTGTACCAAGGTGCCCCGACAGCAGTGACTTTAATGATTGCAGCCGCTCCCAAGTTAGCTGCTTTCGCTCTGCTATTCAGACTCTTGGTAAATACACTTTTGCCGCTGATGGGTGATTGGCAGCCGATGCTGGTGATCCTTGCCGTTTTATCCTTAGTAGTAGGAAATGTCACCGCTATTGCGCAAACTAATATCAAGCGGATGCTGGCTTATTCTGCGATTGCGCAAATGGGCTTTGTATTGCTCGGTATGCTATCCGTGTTTGATGATCATGCATTTAGTGCATCGATGTTCTATGTCATTACCTATGTCTTAACTACCTTGGGTAGCTTCGGCCTCATCATGATCTTGTCACGCAAGGGCCATGATTGCGAAACGATTGATGACCTCAAGGGTTTAAATAAGCGCCACCCCTGGTTTGCATTTATTGGTCTAGTAATGATGTTCTCTTTGGCTGGCATTCCGCCAACAGTGGGCTTTGCTGCCAAACTTGGCGTACTTGAAGCTCTGGTTGATGGCGAGCATACCTTCTTGGCAATTATTGCGGTGATCGCATCCTTGATTGGTGCCTTCTACTACTTGCGAGTGGTTAAGGTGATGTACTTTGATGAGCCAAAAGAAGAGCATGTTGCTGAGATTTCTGGATCTGGCTTTGCGCGCGGACTGTTGAGCTTGAATGCGATATTGGTTCTGGCTTTAGGGATCCTCCCAGCTGGGCTCATGGCTGTTTGCTTAGATGCAATGCGCCGCACTCTACTGGGTTCATAG
- a CDS encoding transporter substrate-binding domain-containing protein produces the protein MKRFFLALFAAVLALTIVACSKSSDTKEIKVAVSPASPPMLFDDKGQIVGVDMDIFQGFCQSRGCTLKVTPYDWAGMLGAVSSGQADVAFSGISITDKRKEVMDFSQPYYDNAWHLVSMKNKNIQITDLNQLKKYSIGYPRGMAYDDLIKNELEPKGFYSLSKVKLYPSYAEVITDLQNGNLDLAFIEEPVFLNYENKLQLPIQSSYVFQGFDKLGFAFAKGSKLRDDFDKYLNELGPEKIKAILDKWMK, from the coding sequence ATGAAACGCTTTTTTTTAGCATTGTTTGCAGCTGTCCTAGCGCTCACCATTGTGGCTTGCTCCAAGTCCTCTGATACAAAAGAAATTAAGGTTGCAGTTTCTCCTGCATCTCCCCCCATGTTATTTGATGATAAAGGGCAGATCGTTGGCGTTGATATGGATATTTTCCAGGGCTTCTGCCAGTCGCGTGGATGTACTTTAAAAGTCACTCCGTATGATTGGGCTGGAATGTTGGGCGCTGTCTCTAGTGGTCAGGCTGATGTGGCTTTCTCAGGAATTTCTATTACGGACAAGCGTAAAGAGGTGATGGATTTTTCCCAGCCTTACTATGACAATGCTTGGCATCTTGTGAGCATGAAGAATAAAAATATTCAGATCACTGACTTAAATCAGCTCAAGAAATACTCCATTGGCTATCCACGTGGCATGGCATACGATGACCTCATCAAGAATGAGCTAGAGCCAAAGGGTTTCTATTCACTAAGCAAGGTCAAGCTCTATCCCTCATATGCAGAAGTGATTACCGATCTGCAGAATGGTAATTTGGATCTAGCCTTTATTGAGGAACCGGTATTCCTGAATTACGAAAATAAACTACAGTTGCCGATTCAGAGTAGCTATGTATTTCAGGGCTTTGATAAGCTAGGTTTTGCTTTTGCTAAAGGTTCTAAGCTGCGCGATGATTTTGATAAATACCTTAACGAACTTGGCCCAGAAAAAATTAAAGCCATTCTGGATAAGTGGATGAAATAA
- the nuoL gene encoding NADH-quinone oxidoreductase subunit L: MQLTLTLPVLCAIPLAPLFGSAIAGLFGTKLGGNRISNGACQFVTILGVMVAFVLSCFVLVQVMDGFYFNGTVYRWMQLGELNLDIGFLIDPLTATMMCVVTFVSLMVHIYTIGYMKGEEGYNRFFSYISLFTFAMLMLVMSNNLLQLFFGWEAVGVVSYLLIGFYYERQSAVFANMKAFLVNRIGDFGFILGIGLLLASTGSMNYDVIFAQNTTLAAQTLPGTSWNLVTVACICLFIGAMGKSAQFPLHVWLPDSMEGPTPISALIHAATMVTAGIFMVSRMSPLFELSDAALSFILVIGSITALFMGFLGIVQTDIKRVVAYSTLSQLGYMTVALGVSAYPIAIFHLMTHAFFKALLFLAAGSVILGMHHEQDMRKMGGLWKYMPITCLMMLLGNLALIGTPFFSGFYSKDSIIEAVAASHIPGSSFAYFAVMASVFVTALYSFRLYFYVFHGKARWGHEDNHSHDHHHDRAEQGDDHAHHGLAPGQKPHESPFVVTLPLILLAIPSVIIGYYTITPLLFGTFFGDSIFVDIGKHPAMKELAEEFHGPIAMAMHSLTSPVLLLVVLGVLTAAIGYLWAPKLPGVVAQAFAPIKKLMDNKYYLDDLNQAVFARGLLWIGGVLWHRGDQQAIDGFLVNGSAHAVGRFSTVIRHLQSGYLYHYAFAMIAGLAILLAWVLYAYLPFVR, encoded by the coding sequence ATGCAATTGACCTTAACTCTTCCTGTTCTTTGTGCAATTCCGCTGGCGCCATTATTTGGCTCAGCTATTGCTGGGTTATTTGGCACTAAATTAGGTGGCAACCGCATCAGTAATGGCGCTTGTCAGTTCGTCACTATTCTTGGCGTGATGGTTGCTTTCGTTCTGTCTTGTTTTGTACTCGTACAGGTGATGGATGGTTTCTATTTCAATGGCACTGTATATCGCTGGATGCAGTTGGGCGAACTCAATCTGGATATTGGCTTTTTAATTGATCCGCTGACAGCCACCATGATGTGCGTAGTGACCTTTGTTTCTTTAATGGTTCATATCTACACCATTGGTTATATGAAAGGCGAGGAGGGCTATAACCGCTTCTTCTCGTATATATCACTCTTTACCTTTGCTATGTTGATGTTGGTAATGAGTAACAACCTCTTACAACTCTTCTTTGGTTGGGAGGCGGTGGGTGTCGTTTCTTATTTATTGATTGGCTTCTACTATGAGCGGCAATCGGCCGTATTTGCCAATATGAAGGCTTTCTTGGTCAACCGCATAGGTGACTTCGGCTTCATTCTTGGCATCGGGTTATTGCTAGCCAGCACTGGATCCATGAACTACGACGTGATCTTTGCTCAGAACACTACTTTGGCTGCACAAACATTGCCTGGTACAAGCTGGAACCTAGTAACCGTAGCTTGTATTTGCCTCTTCATTGGTGCAATGGGTAAATCAGCTCAATTCCCATTGCACGTTTGGTTACCAGACTCCATGGAAGGCCCAACCCCAATTTCTGCTCTGATTCATGCTGCAACCATGGTGACTGCAGGTATCTTTATGGTGTCACGTATGTCACCTCTATTTGAGTTATCTGATGCGGCATTGAGCTTCATCTTGGTGATTGGTTCGATCACTGCGCTCTTTATGGGATTCTTGGGTATCGTCCAGACCGATATCAAGCGGGTAGTAGCTTACTCAACGCTGTCTCAGTTGGGTTACATGACTGTTGCATTGGGCGTATCTGCTTATCCAATCGCCATCTTCCATCTGATGACGCATGCATTCTTCAAGGCGCTCTTATTCCTTGCAGCGGGTAGTGTGATCTTGGGCATGCATCATGAACAAGATATGCGGAAGATGGGTGGTCTTTGGAAGTACATGCCAATCACTTGCCTGATGATGTTGTTAGGTAACCTAGCATTGATCGGTACGCCATTTTTCTCGGGTTTTTATTCAAAAGACTCCATTATTGAAGCGGTAGCAGCTAGCCATATTCCTGGCTCTAGTTTTGCTTACTTCGCAGTGATGGCCAGCGTCTTTGTCACCGCTCTATATTCATTCCGTTTGTACTTCTATGTATTCCACGGTAAAGCCCGTTGGGGTCATGAAGATAATCACTCGCACGATCACCATCATGATCGTGCAGAGCAGGGTGATGATCATGCGCACCATGGTTTAGCCCCCGGTCAAAAGCCACATGAGTCACCTTTTGTTGTGACTTTGCCGCTGATCTTGCTGGCGATTCCATCAGTCATTATTGGTTACTATACGATTACGCCTTTATTGTTTGGCACTTTCTTTGGCGATTCTATCTTTGTGGATATCGGCAAGCATCCTGCCATGAAAGAACTTGCCGAAGAGTTCCATGGCCCGATTGCAATGGCAATGCATTCTTTGACATCACCGGTCTTACTGTTGGTCGTTCTCGGCGTATTGACCGCGGCAATTGGCTACCTTTGGGCTCCGAAGTTGCCTGGTGTTGTAGCTCAAGCATTTGCACCGATCAAGAAGTTGATGGATAACAAATACTATCTCGACGATTTAAACCAAGCGGTATTCGCTAGAGGTTTGTTATGGATCGGCGGCGTTTTGTGGCATCGCGGTGATCAGCAGGCCATTGACGGTTTCTTGGTTAATGGTAGTGCGCATGCGGTAGGGCGCTTTTCCACGGTTATTCGCCATTTGCAATCCGGTTATCTCTATCACTATGCCTTCGCTATGATTGCGGGCTTGGCGATATTGTTGGCTTGGGTTTTATACGCTTACCTGCCTTTTGTTCGCTAG